The Streptomyces sp. DH-12 genome has a window encoding:
- a CDS encoding MarR family transcriptional regulator, whose product MPDLSHGDDAAAVNALRSAVMRLSRRLKHQRVDESLSPTEMSVLGTLARCGSATPGKLARKEHVQPPSMTRIVALLETKGLVRLEPHPDDRRQKVVTRTERAEAMLEESRRKRNAFLATLVEELDEDEWATLRAAAPVLEKLAHL is encoded by the coding sequence ATGCCGGACCTCAGCCATGGCGACGACGCAGCCGCCGTGAACGCCCTCCGCTCCGCCGTGATGCGGCTGTCCCGTCGGCTCAAGCACCAGCGGGTCGACGAGTCGCTCAGCCCCACCGAGATGTCGGTGCTCGGCACCCTGGCCCGCTGCGGCAGCGCCACCCCGGGCAAGCTCGCCCGCAAGGAACACGTCCAGCCGCCGTCGATGACCCGCATCGTGGCGCTGCTGGAGACCAAAGGACTGGTCAGGCTCGAGCCGCACCCCGACGACCGGCGTCAGAAGGTCGTCACGCGGACCGAGCGGGCCGAGGCGATGCTCGAGGAGAGCCGGCGCAAGCGGAACGCGTTCCTCGCCACGCTGGTCGAGGAACTCGACGAGGACGAGTGGGCGACCCTGCGCGCCGCCGCCCCCGTGCTGGAGAAACTGGCGCACCTCTGA
- a CDS encoding ribbon-helix-helix protein, CopG family, producing the protein MGTDVLSLRMDHELLERLRGHAAKRGMSVQDYVVRTLMRDDFDQRFRTAVEETEKFYGVT; encoded by the coding sequence ATGGGGACCGACGTGCTCAGCCTGCGGATGGACCACGAACTGCTCGAACGGCTCCGCGGCCATGCCGCCAAACGCGGCATGAGCGTCCAGGACTACGTCGTCCGGACGCTCATGCGCGATGACTTCGACCAGCGGTTCCGCACCGCCGTCGAGGAGACGGAGAAGTTCTACGGGGTCACCTGA
- a CDS encoding NCS2 family permease, with protein sequence MSTSAPAKAPVPEQPGSGAASGALDRYFRISERGSTLPREIRGGFATFFAMAYIIVLNPIILGSAKDVYGNQLDNGQLVTATALTAAFTTLLMGVIGNVPIALAAGLGVNSVVALQLAPRMSWPDAMGMVVLAGFVVMLLVATGLRERVMNAVPYGLRKAIAIGIGLFIMLIGLVDSGFVSRMPDAAQTTVPLQLGADGHLNGWPVLVFVLGALLTLALIVRKVPGAILISIVVMTVVAVVIHAVADVPSWGLTSPEWPGNPVATPDFGLIGQVSLFGGFSKVGVLTGVLFVFTVLLSCFFDAMGTIMGVSDEAKLTDGEGQMPGINKVLFIDGVAVAAGGASSASATTAFVESTAGVGEGARTGFANVVTGGLFAVALFLTPVATMVPSQAATPALLAVGFLILANGIKEIDWADHTIAIPAFVTMVMMPFTYSITNGIGMGFLTFVALRLAAGRGREVPPAMYVVAAVFAFYYLMPALGLT encoded by the coding sequence ATGTCCACGTCGGCCCCCGCCAAGGCGCCCGTCCCCGAGCAGCCGGGGTCCGGTGCCGCGTCCGGCGCCCTCGACCGCTACTTCCGGATCTCCGAGCGCGGCAGCACGCTGCCGCGCGAGATCCGCGGCGGTTTCGCCACCTTCTTCGCGATGGCCTACATCATCGTGCTGAACCCGATCATCCTGGGCAGCGCGAAAGACGTGTACGGCAACCAGCTGGACAACGGCCAGCTGGTCACCGCGACCGCCCTGACCGCGGCGTTCACCACGCTGCTCATGGGCGTCATCGGCAACGTCCCGATCGCCCTGGCCGCCGGCCTCGGCGTGAACTCGGTGGTCGCGCTCCAGCTCGCGCCCCGCATGTCCTGGCCCGACGCCATGGGCATGGTGGTGCTGGCCGGTTTCGTGGTGATGCTCCTGGTCGCCACCGGCCTGCGCGAGCGCGTGATGAACGCCGTGCCCTACGGCCTGCGCAAGGCCATCGCCATCGGCATCGGCCTGTTCATCATGCTGATCGGGCTGGTCGACTCCGGCTTCGTCTCCCGCATGCCGGACGCCGCCCAGACCACCGTCCCGCTCCAGCTCGGCGCCGACGGCCACCTCAACGGCTGGCCGGTCCTGGTGTTCGTGCTCGGCGCGCTGCTCACGCTGGCGCTGATCGTGCGCAAGGTGCCCGGCGCGATCCTCATCTCGATCGTCGTGATGACCGTCGTCGCGGTCGTCATCCACGCCGTCGCCGACGTGCCGTCCTGGGGCCTCACCTCGCCCGAGTGGCCCGGCAACCCGGTCGCCACCCCCGACTTCGGCCTGATCGGCCAGGTCAGCCTGTTCGGCGGATTCTCCAAGGTCGGCGTGCTGACCGGCGTCCTGTTCGTCTTCACCGTGCTGCTGTCGTGCTTCTTCGACGCGATGGGCACGATCATGGGCGTCTCGGACGAGGCCAAGCTCACCGACGGCGAGGGCCAGATGCCGGGCATCAACAAGGTGCTGTTCATCGACGGCGTCGCGGTCGCCGCGGGCGGGGCCAGCTCCGCCTCCGCCACCACCGCGTTCGTGGAGTCCACCGCCGGCGTCGGCGAGGGCGCGCGGACCGGCTTCGCCAACGTCGTCACCGGCGGCCTGTTCGCCGTGGCGCTCTTCCTGACACCGGTCGCCACCATGGTCCCGTCCCAGGCGGCCACCCCGGCGCTGCTCGCGGTCGGCTTCCTGATCCTGGCCAACGGGATCAAGGAGATCGACTGGGCCGACCACACCATCGCCATCCCCGCCTTCGTGACGATGGTGATGATGCCGTTCACCTACTCGATCACCAACGGCATCGGGATGGGCTTCCTGACCTTCGTCGCGCTGCGCCTCGCGGCCGGCCGCGGCCGGGAGGTCCCGCCGGCGATGTACGTGGTGGCGGCGGTCTTCGCCTTCTACTACCTGATGCCGGCGCTGGGCCTGACCTGA
- a CDS encoding molecular chaperone Hsp90: protein MSKFVRPATEGADPFGTARLRRGVLDAWATSPARFREDANAEEDLVLGGYRDRLVVELAQNAADAARAGVPGRLRLTLRDGVLVAANTGAPLDAAGVESLSTLRASAKRDTPDRAVGRFGVGFAAVLAVTDEPAVVGRHGGVRWSLAEARDLARDTAGHSPGLGDEIRRRDGHVPLLRLPFPAEGTAPDPYDTAVILPLRDTAAADLAERLLHAVDDALLLALPGLEEVVVETGDDAPRTLSRSADGDLTVVTDSRDGVTRWRTAAAHGALTPDLLADRPVEERLRPHWSVTWAVPVGPDGAPARPRTAPVVHAPTPSDEPLGVPALLIASLPLDSTRRHAAPGPLTDFLVQRAADAYAGLLADWRPVTAGAIDLVPGPLGKGELDGALRAAILERLPRTAFLPPAAAPVADDDSGLPEALRPRDAEIVEGAGADTVRVLAEVLPTLLPAGLERRAELRTLGVARVPLTDAVDRLAGLEKSPDWWRRLYDSLAGVDPDRLSGLPVPLADRRTTIGPRQVLLPTPDAALDAELLARLGLKVAHPDAAHPLLEKLGALPATPRAVLTTPQVRAAVAASLDDEGGVDWEEDALDADELAEVVLTLVREAGLEPGDEPWLGALALPDEDGELSPACELVHPQGPFAQVMREGELAAVDAELAAKWGEQPLAACGVLVDFALVRATDVVLDPDELEPRESDYAEPDDPGLLDAVDVWAEDILDRFPDAPVPPVATEIVAVRDLDLVDDDRWPQALALLSRPPLRDALVEPVRILLHDGTHETVRPYTAWWLRGHPVLGGRRPAGLRAAGGDPLLRGLYDEADATGFDDEQVLRALGVRTSVAALLDEPGGAAELLERLADPGRPVTAAQLHGLYGALAELDPEQVTLPDDLRAVVDGRVEVVDASEAVVVDSPDLLPFTSGVPLLPVRPARAAELAELFQVRRLSESVTGRVDSEGTEHEVPEPVRVLLGPRTPASYVEHEELVVDGVEIDWRLTDDGVLHAATLEGVAAGLAWAAGQWPRRFEVAALLEDPSRTEELARDRWFD from the coding sequence GTGAGCAAGTTCGTGCGGCCCGCCACCGAAGGTGCCGACCCGTTCGGCACGGCGCGTCTGCGGCGCGGGGTCCTGGACGCCTGGGCCACCAGTCCCGCCCGTTTCCGTGAGGACGCCAACGCCGAGGAGGACCTCGTCCTCGGCGGCTACCGGGACCGGCTCGTCGTCGAGCTCGCGCAGAACGCCGCCGACGCCGCCCGGGCCGGCGTGCCCGGCCGCCTCCGGCTCACCCTGCGCGACGGGGTGCTGGTCGCCGCGAACACCGGCGCCCCGCTGGACGCGGCCGGCGTCGAGTCGCTGTCCACCCTGCGCGCCTCCGCCAAGCGGGACACCCCCGACCGGGCCGTCGGACGGTTCGGCGTCGGCTTCGCCGCGGTGCTCGCCGTCACCGACGAGCCCGCCGTCGTCGGCCGGCACGGCGGGGTGCGCTGGTCGCTCGCCGAGGCGCGGGACCTCGCCCGGGACACCGCCGGGCACAGCCCCGGCCTCGGCGACGAGATCCGCCGCCGCGACGGACACGTACCGCTGCTGCGGCTCCCCTTCCCCGCCGAGGGCACCGCCCCCGATCCGTACGACACGGCCGTCATCCTGCCGCTGCGCGACACCGCCGCCGCCGATCTCGCCGAGCGGCTGCTGCACGCCGTCGACGACGCCCTGCTGCTCGCCCTGCCCGGCCTGGAGGAGGTCGTCGTCGAGACCGGGGACGACGCGCCCCGCACGCTGAGCCGGAGCGCCGACGGCGACCTGACCGTGGTCACCGACTCCCGCGACGGCGTCACCCGCTGGCGCACCGCCGCCGCGCACGGCGCCCTCACCCCCGACCTGCTCGCCGACCGCCCCGTCGAGGAGCGGCTGCGCCCGCACTGGTCGGTCACCTGGGCCGTCCCCGTCGGCCCCGACGGCGCACCCGCCCGGCCGCGTACCGCCCCCGTGGTGCACGCGCCCACCCCCAGCGACGAGCCGCTCGGCGTGCCCGCCCTGCTCATCGCCTCCCTGCCGCTGGACTCCACCCGCCGGCACGCCGCCCCCGGCCCGCTCACCGACTTCCTCGTGCAGCGCGCCGCCGACGCCTACGCCGGGCTCCTCGCCGACTGGCGCCCGGTGACCGCGGGCGCCATCGACCTCGTCCCGGGTCCGCTCGGCAAGGGCGAACTGGACGGCGCCCTGCGCGCGGCCATCCTGGAGCGGCTGCCGCGCACCGCCTTCCTGCCGCCCGCCGCCGCGCCCGTCGCCGACGACGACTCCGGGCTGCCCGAGGCGCTGCGCCCGCGCGACGCCGAGATCGTCGAGGGCGCGGGCGCCGACACCGTACGGGTGCTGGCGGAGGTGCTGCCCACGCTGCTGCCCGCAGGTCTGGAACGGCGCGCCGAGCTGCGCACCCTCGGGGTCGCGCGGGTGCCGCTGACCGACGCGGTCGACCGGCTCGCCGGCCTGGAGAAGTCCCCCGACTGGTGGCGGCGGCTGTACGACAGCCTCGCCGGCGTCGATCCCGACCGGCTCAGCGGACTCCCGGTGCCGCTGGCCGACAGGCGCACGACGATCGGCCCCCGGCAGGTGCTGCTGCCCACCCCGGACGCGGCCCTCGACGCCGAGCTGCTGGCCCGGCTCGGCCTGAAGGTCGCCCACCCGGACGCGGCCCACCCGCTCCTGGAGAAGCTGGGCGCGCTGCCCGCGACCCCGCGCGCCGTGCTCACCACCCCGCAGGTGAGGGCCGCCGTCGCCGCGTCCCTCGACGACGAGGGCGGGGTGGACTGGGAGGAGGACGCCCTCGACGCCGACGAACTCGCCGAGGTCGTCCTGACGTTGGTGCGGGAGGCGGGCCTGGAGCCCGGCGACGAGCCCTGGCTGGGCGCGCTCGCCCTGCCCGACGAGGACGGCGAACTCTCCCCGGCCTGCGAACTCGTCCACCCCCAAGGCCCCTTCGCGCAGGTCATGCGGGAGGGCGAACTGGCCGCCGTGGACGCGGAACTGGCCGCGAAGTGGGGCGAGCAGCCGCTGGCCGCGTGCGGGGTGCTCGTCGACTTCGCACTGGTGCGCGCCACCGACGTCGTCCTCGACCCGGACGAGCTGGAGCCGCGCGAGAGCGACTACGCCGAGCCGGACGACCCCGGGCTGCTGGACGCCGTCGACGTGTGGGCCGAGGACATCCTCGACCGCTTCCCCGACGCGCCCGTCCCGCCCGTCGCCACCGAGATCGTCGCCGTGCGCGACCTGGACCTGGTGGACGACGACCGCTGGCCGCAGGCGCTCGCCCTGCTCTCCCGGCCCCCGCTGCGGGACGCGCTGGTCGAGCCGGTGCGGATCCTGCTCCACGACGGCACCCACGAGACCGTACGGCCGTACACCGCGTGGTGGCTGCGCGGCCACCCGGTGCTCGGCGGGCGCCGCCCGGCCGGACTGCGCGCGGCGGGCGGCGACCCGCTGCTGCGCGGCCTGTACGACGAGGCCGACGCGACCGGCTTCGACGACGAGCAGGTGCTGCGGGCACTGGGCGTGCGCACGTCGGTCGCCGCGCTGCTGGACGAGCCGGGCGGGGCGGCCGAACTGCTGGAACGCCTCGCCGACCCCGGCCGGCCGGTCACGGCGGCCCAGCTGCACGGGCTGTACGGGGCGCTGGCCGAGCTGGACCCCGAGCAGGTGACCCTGCCGGACGACCTGCGCGCGGTGGTCGACGGGCGGGTGGAGGTGGTGGACGCCTCCGAGGCGGTGGTCGTCGACTCGCCCGACCTGCTGCCGTTCACCTCCGGCGTACCCCTGCTCCCGGTCCGCCCGGCGCGGGCCGCCGAATTGGCGGAGCTGTTCCAGGTGCGGCGGCTCAGCGAGTCCGTCACCGGCCGCGTGGACTCCGAGGGCACGGAGCACGAGGTGCCGGAGCCGGTGCGGGTCCTGCTGGGCCCGCGAACCCCGGCGTCCTACGTCGAGCACGAGGAGCTCGTCGTGGACGGAGTGGAGATCGACTGGCGCCTCACCGACGACGGGGTGCTGCACGCGGCGACGCTGGAGGGCGTCGCCGCGGGTCTCGCCTGGGCGGCGGGGCAGTGGCCGCGGCGGTTCGAGGTGGCGGCGCTGCTGGAGGATCCGTCACGGACGGAGGAACTGGCCCGGGACCGCTGGTTCGACTGA
- the nhaA gene encoding Na+/H+ antiporter NhaA translates to MKLLPRKKSDESQTRSSRGELAAQLAAPVRRFLATEAGSSGLLLLAVAVALIWSNSAWSESYFSLWHTEASVAVGAAELAMDLGHWVNDGLMALFFFVIGLEVRYELSVGSLNDRRRIMIPGLAGVGGMLVPVLFYLLIAPGSEAAGGWGIVIGTDTAFLLGALAVVGPRFVTQLRIFLLAITVIDDIVAVTVIGVVYSGSIRVPELLAALVLGAVLSALSRFDVWRAVPYVLIVLVMWYLTLNAGLHASIAGMLGGLLIPAREPSREGVEQATRLFRAFRQSPRADVGKTARKGLQKAVSVNERLQMYLHPWSSYVVVPVFALANAGVDLRGGVLTDALGSALTWAVVVGLVGGKFIGVWGGARLGTRFGLGELPVGVGQGHVLGGAALSGIGFTVSLLIAGLAFDDEPELLARATVGVLLAAVIATLVGWLVFRLSTMLGGKQDADLPRYLDRLVDPETDHILGPVDAPLTLVEYGDFECPFCARATGVTKELRNRFGDRFRYVFRHLPLPDVHPHAELAARAAVAADAQGRFWDMHDLLYRHQDEMEYEDTVVYAIDLGLDMEKFLRDLESDWAAERVRRDARSAEASGVQGAPTFFIGNRRHTGPYDAETLARELEQLRHEGSGATPAES, encoded by the coding sequence ATGAAGCTGCTGCCCCGGAAGAAGTCCGACGAGTCGCAGACGCGGTCGAGCAGGGGTGAGCTCGCGGCTCAGCTGGCCGCGCCGGTGCGCAGGTTCCTGGCGACCGAGGCGGGCAGCTCCGGGCTGCTGCTCCTCGCGGTGGCGGTCGCCCTGATCTGGTCGAACTCCGCCTGGTCGGAGTCGTACTTCTCGCTGTGGCACACCGAGGCGTCCGTCGCGGTGGGCGCCGCGGAACTGGCGATGGACCTGGGGCACTGGGTCAACGACGGGCTGATGGCGCTGTTCTTCTTCGTCATCGGCCTGGAGGTCCGCTACGAGCTGTCCGTCGGCTCGCTGAACGACCGCCGCCGGATCATGATCCCGGGCCTCGCGGGCGTCGGCGGCATGCTCGTGCCGGTGCTGTTCTACCTCCTGATCGCGCCCGGTTCGGAGGCCGCGGGCGGCTGGGGCATCGTCATCGGCACCGACACGGCGTTCCTGCTGGGCGCGCTCGCCGTGGTCGGCCCCCGCTTCGTCACCCAGCTGAGGATCTTCCTGCTGGCCATCACCGTCATCGACGACATCGTCGCGGTCACCGTCATCGGCGTCGTCTACTCCGGGTCGATCCGGGTGCCGGAGCTGCTCGCCGCGCTGGTGCTGGGCGCGGTGCTGTCGGCGCTGTCCCGTTTCGACGTGTGGCGGGCCGTCCCGTACGTGCTGATCGTGCTGGTGATGTGGTACCTGACCCTGAACGCCGGGCTGCACGCGTCCATCGCCGGCATGCTCGGCGGTCTGCTCATCCCCGCGCGCGAGCCGTCCCGTGAGGGCGTCGAGCAGGCGACGCGGCTGTTCCGCGCGTTCCGTCAGTCGCCCCGCGCGGACGTGGGGAAGACCGCGCGCAAGGGGCTGCAGAAGGCTGTCTCGGTCAACGAACGCCTCCAGATGTATCTGCACCCCTGGTCCAGCTATGTCGTCGTCCCGGTGTTCGCCCTGGCCAACGCGGGCGTCGACCTGCGCGGCGGCGTCCTCACCGACGCGCTGGGCTCCGCGCTCACCTGGGCCGTGGTGGTCGGTCTCGTCGGCGGCAAGTTCATCGGCGTCTGGGGCGGCGCGCGGCTCGGCACCCGGTTCGGTCTGGGCGAACTGCCCGTCGGGGTGGGTCAGGGCCATGTGCTGGGCGGTGCGGCCCTGTCCGGCATCGGGTTCACCGTCTCCCTGCTGATCGCTGGGCTCGCCTTCGACGACGAGCCGGAGCTGCTCGCCCGGGCGACCGTCGGCGTGCTGCTCGCGGCGGTGATCGCCACCCTCGTGGGCTGGCTGGTGTTCCGGCTCTCCACCATGCTGGGCGGCAAGCAGGACGCCGACCTGCCCCGCTACCTGGACCGGCTGGTCGACCCGGAGACGGACCACATCCTCGGCCCCGTCGACGCGCCGCTCACGCTGGTGGAGTACGGCGACTTCGAGTGTCCCTTCTGCGCCCGCGCCACCGGCGTCACCAAGGAACTGCGGAACCGCTTCGGCGACCGCTTCCGCTACGTCTTCCGGCACCTCCCGCTCCCCGACGTCCACCCGCACGCCGAGCTGGCCGCGCGGGCGGCGGTCGCCGCGGACGCCCAGGGCCGCTTCTGGGACATGCACGACCTGCTGTACCGGCACCAGGACGAGATGGAGTACGAGGACACCGTCGTCTACGCCATCGATCTGGGCCTAGACATGGAGAAGTTCCTGCGGGACCTCGAGTCCGACTGGGCGGCCGAACGGGTCCGCCGCGACGCCCGCAGCGCGGAGGCGAGCGGCGTCCAGGGCGCCCCGACGTTCTTCATCGGGAACCGCCGGCACACGGGCCCGTACGACGCGGAGACGCTGGCGCGCGAACTGGAACAGCTCCGGCACGAGGGCTCGGGTGCGACGCCCGCGGAGTCGTGA
- a CDS encoding cation-translocating P-type ATPase, whose protein sequence is MTHLDAGDRTDAVRPATATSPVTGLTSAEVAERVARGQVNDVPVRSSRSITEIVRANVLTRFNAIIGVLWVIMLIVAPFQDSLFGYVILANTGIGIVQEWRAKKTLDSLALIGEVRPTVRRDGASAEIGTSEIVLDDLIETGPGDKVVVDGVVVEADGLEIDESLLTGEADPVVKRPGDRVMSGSFVVAGGGSFQATRVGREAYAAQLAEEASRFTLVHSELRSGISTILKYVTWMMVPTAVGLVISQLVVKDNELKNSIARTVGGIVPMVPEGLVLLTSVAFAIGVIRLGRKQCLVQELPAIEGLARVDTVCLDKTGTLTEGGMDVTELRVLGDADERYVRKVLGELGSADPRPNASLQAIIEAYPDATDWRLTDTLPFSSARKYSGATLDEGDGRPVTWLLGAPDVLLGHDDPALAETERMNREGLRVLLLARAREGVDVDDPAAVDGVRAVALVVLEQRLRPDAADTLRYFAEQDVRAKVISGDNAVSVGAVAAKLGLSGTAVDARRLPAEPEAMAGELEAGTVFGRVTPQQKRTMVGALQSKGHTVAMTGDGVNDVLALKDADIGVAMGSGSEATRAVAQIVLLNNSFATLPSVVAEGRRVIGNITRVATLFLVKTVYSVLLAVLVVLSQVEYPFLPRHLTLLSTLTIGVPAFFLALAPNKERARPHFVRRVMRYAIPGGVLAALATFATYLLARNHYSGSGALGAETSAATLTLFLISLWVLAIIARPYTWWRIALVATMAGGFLLVLAVPWLQEFFALRLVGMTMPWLAVGIAAVTAVVLEVLWRWVDRRFPV, encoded by the coding sequence ATGACGCATCTCGACGCGGGCGACCGGACCGATGCCGTCCGGCCCGCCACGGCCACGTCGCCGGTGACCGGACTGACCTCGGCGGAAGTGGCCGAGCGGGTGGCGCGCGGACAGGTCAACGACGTACCCGTGCGCAGCAGCCGGTCGATCACGGAGATCGTCCGCGCGAACGTCCTCACCCGGTTCAACGCGATCATCGGCGTGCTCTGGGTGATCATGCTGATCGTCGCGCCGTTCCAGGACAGCCTGTTCGGCTATGTGATCCTCGCCAACACCGGCATCGGGATCGTCCAGGAGTGGCGGGCGAAGAAGACGCTGGACTCGCTCGCGCTGATCGGCGAGGTGCGGCCGACCGTGCGCCGGGACGGGGCGTCCGCCGAGATCGGCACCTCCGAGATCGTGCTGGACGACCTCATCGAGACCGGCCCGGGGGACAAGGTCGTCGTCGACGGAGTGGTCGTCGAGGCGGACGGCCTGGAGATCGACGAGTCGCTGCTCACCGGTGAGGCCGACCCGGTGGTGAAGCGGCCCGGGGACCGGGTGATGTCCGGCAGCTTCGTCGTCGCGGGCGGCGGCTCCTTCCAGGCGACCCGGGTGGGCCGCGAGGCCTACGCGGCGCAGCTCGCCGAGGAGGCGTCCCGCTTCACCCTGGTCCACTCCGAACTGCGCAGCGGCATCTCCACCATCCTCAAGTACGTCACGTGGATGATGGTGCCGACCGCGGTCGGCCTGGTCATCAGCCAGCTCGTGGTCAAGGACAACGAGCTGAAGAACTCCATCGCCCGGACGGTCGGCGGGATCGTGCCGATGGTGCCCGAGGGACTGGTGCTGCTCACCTCCGTCGCCTTCGCGATCGGGGTGATCCGGCTGGGCCGCAAGCAGTGCCTGGTGCAGGAGCTGCCCGCGATCGAGGGCCTGGCCCGCGTCGACACGGTGTGCCTGGACAAGACCGGCACGCTCACCGAGGGCGGCATGGACGTCACCGAGCTGCGGGTGCTGGGCGACGCCGACGAGAGGTACGTGCGGAAGGTGCTCGGCGAGCTGGGCTCGGCGGACCCCCGTCCGAACGCCTCCCTGCAGGCGATCATCGAGGCGTACCCGGACGCCACCGACTGGCGGCTCACCGACACGCTGCCCTTCTCCTCGGCCCGCAAGTACAGCGGCGCGACCCTCGACGAGGGCGACGGCCGGCCCGTCACCTGGCTGCTCGGGGCGCCGGACGTGCTGCTCGGCCACGACGACCCGGCGCTGGCCGAGACCGAGCGGATGAACCGCGAGGGCCTGCGGGTGCTGCTGCTGGCCCGCGCCCGGGAGGGCGTGGACGTCGACGACCCGGCCGCCGTGGACGGCGTACGGGCGGTGGCGCTGGTGGTGCTGGAGCAGCGGCTGCGGCCCGACGCCGCCGACACCCTGCGCTACTTCGCGGAGCAGGACGTCCGGGCCAAGGTGATCTCCGGTGACAACGCGGTGTCGGTCGGGGCGGTCGCCGCCAAGCTGGGCCTGTCCGGCACGGCGGTGGACGCGCGCCGGCTGCCCGCCGAGCCGGAGGCCATGGCCGGCGAGCTGGAGGCGGGCACGGTCTTCGGGCGGGTCACCCCCCAGCAGAAGCGGACCATGGTGGGCGCGCTCCAGTCGAAGGGCCACACGGTCGCGATGACCGGCGACGGCGTGAACGACGTGCTGGCGCTGAAGGACGCGGACATCGGCGTGGCGATGGGCTCCGGCTCGGAGGCCACCCGGGCGGTGGCGCAGATCGTGCTGCTGAACAACAGCTTCGCCACGCTGCCGTCGGTGGTGGCCGAGGGCCGCCGGGTGATCGGCAACATCACGCGGGTCGCCACGCTGTTCCTGGTGAAGACGGTGTACTCGGTGCTGCTGGCGGTGCTGGTGGTGCTGTCGCAGGTGGAGTACCCGTTCCTGCCGCGCCACCTGACCCTGCTGTCCACGCTGACCATCGGCGTCCCCGCCTTCTTCCTCGCCCTCGCCCCCAACAAGGAGCGGGCACGACCGCACTTCGTCCGGCGGGTCATGCGGTACGCGATCCCGGGCGGGGTGCTGGCCGCGCTGGCCACCTTCGCCACGTACCTGCTGGCCCGCAACCACTACAGCGGCTCGGGCGCGCTGGGCGCGGAGACCAGCGCGGCGACGCTGACGCTGTTCCTGATCTCCCTGTGGGTGCTGGCGATCATCGCCCGCCCCTACACCTGGTGGCGGATCGCCCTGGTCGCCACGATGGCCGGCGGCTTCCTCCTGGTCCTCGCGGTTCCCTGGCTGCAGGAGTTCTTCGCCCTGCGCCTGGTCGGCATGACGATGCCGTGGCTGGCGGTCGGCATCGCGGCGGTCACGGCGGTGGTCCTGGAGGTCCTGTGGCGGTGGGTGGACCGCAGGTTCCCGGTCTGA
- a CDS encoding DUF2530 domain-containing protein, whose protein sequence is MAKWTPKHEAPEPLEGPVVATITGGTVLWFVLFLAQLPFYGWFDEHGHTWWVWTCLAGGGLGLIGIWYVRRRDAAIKRAQAEKSGAQPGRGPAARTD, encoded by the coding sequence ATGGCGAAGTGGACCCCCAAACACGAGGCGCCGGAGCCCCTGGAGGGCCCCGTGGTCGCCACCATCACCGGCGGCACCGTCCTCTGGTTCGTCCTCTTCCTGGCGCAGCTCCCGTTCTACGGCTGGTTCGACGAGCACGGACACACCTGGTGGGTGTGGACCTGCCTGGCCGGCGGCGGCCTCGGCCTCATCGGCATCTGGTACGTCCGCAGGCGCGACGCCGCGATCAAGCGGGCGCAGGCCGAGAAGTCCGGCGCCCAGCCCGGCCGCGGCCCGGCCGCGCGCACCGACTGA